The Gemmatimonadales bacterium nucleotide sequence CCATCTTCCTGGACGAGATCGGCGAGATCCCCGCCAGCGTCCAGGTCAAGCTGCTCCGGGTGCTGGAGAGCCGGGCCTTCTTCCGGGTGGGCGGGGTCCAGCCGATCAAGGTCGACGTCCGGGTGCTCGCGGCCACCAACCGGTCGCTGCGGGACGCGGTGTCCCTGGGCGAGTTCCGGGACGACCTCTACTACCGGCTCAACGTCCTCAACATCTATCTCGCGCCGCTTCGGGAGCGCCGGGAGGACATCCCGCTCCTGGTCCGCCGCTTCATCCGGGAGCTGGCCAAGGCGCACGACCGCACCTTCCGCGGGATCGCTCCCGAGGCGATGGAGCGGCTGATCAACGCCCCCTGGCCGGGGAACGTGCGCCAGCTCCGGAACCTGATCGAGTCCATGGTGGTGCTGGCGCCCGGCTCCGAGATCCGGGCCTCGGACATCCCGGCGGACGTCCTGGACGGCCCCGGCACCCTGCTGCCCGTCCGGCTGCAGCAGCCCCAGCTCGGCCGGGACCTGCAGGGCCAGGAGCTGGGCTTCATTCTCCGGAGCCTGGTGGACCTGAAGCTCCAGGTAGAGGAGCTGCGCCGCCGGCTGGACAGCAACCCCCAGCGGGTCCAGGTGATCGAGGTGGGAAACCACGCCACGGTGGCGGATCTGATGCCGGAGGGGGACCACGACGGCGACCAACCGGTGGTCTACCGGTCGGGAATGACCATGGCGGAGGTGGAGAAAGCCGCCATCGAGGCGGCACTCAGAGAGCACCGGGGGAACCGGCGCCGGGCATCGGAGGTGCTGGGAATCGGAGAGCGGACTCTGTACCGAAAAATCAAAGCCTATCATCTGGAATGATTTAGCCAAGCCGCTGCAGCTTTCGTGCTGCGGCTAAGTTCTGCTGTATCATTACTTTGCAGCTATCCTCCTCTTGACAGTTGTCACCCCCACCGTCAAATTGCAAGGGTACCCCCAACCCTGACCGGCCGGGTCATCTGAATTTCGTCATCGACGCGGAACTCTGTGTCGCCTGCTTGGCGTGCGTTCGGGTGTGCCCTACCGACGCTATCGCTGTGGTGGGAGACGAGCCCCTGCTGTTGCAGGTGGTCGACGAGGCCTGCATCCGCTGCGGGCAATGCGTCCCCGCCTGCCCGCACGGCGCCGTCAAGGTAAATGGCGAGATTGGACGGGCTTTGGCCATCGCCTCGGCCGGCGATGGCTTCCTGATCCTGAGCCCGGAATCGGTCGCCCACTTCTATCCGGCCACGCCGGAACAGCTCATCAACGCCTGCTATGCGGTCGGCTTCCGGGCGGTCACCCGGGGCGTGATCGGCGACGAACTGGTTGCGGCGGAATACCTTAAGCTCTGGGAAGAGGAGCCCTGGGGCACCATGATCCGCTCCACCGACCCGGTGGTGGTGGAGACGGTCCGGGGGCAGTACCCCGAGCTGGTGCCGTATCTCGCCCCGGTGGCGGTTCCGGCGGTGGCGGAGGCCCGATACCTGCGAGCGCAGTACGGACCCGGCCTCAAGATCGCCCATGCGGGGATCTGTCCTCCGGCCACCAGTCCTGACCTCGA carries:
- a CDS encoding sigma-54 dependent transcriptional regulator; protein product: FSSLDDARGSVRRENPDLVVLTGAVHEPHALQLAALARDAEISTLALLEPTDSERAERVERLGVTETMMKPVPPDDAVATGRRLIERRRLQERTGIIGESAAIQEVMVKIEQMAPVSSTVLIQGESGTGKELVAKAVHDLSPRRGRPFIAVNCAALPESLLESELFGHEKGAFTGAAERRLGRFELADTGTIFLDEIGEIPASVQVKLLRVLESRAFFRVGGVQPIKVDVRVLAATNRSLRDAVSLGEFRDDLYYRLNVLNIYLAPLRERREDIPLLVRRFIRELAKAHDRTFRGIAPEAMERLINAPWPGNVRQLRNLIESMVVLAPGSEIRASDIPADVLDGPGTLLPVRLQQPQLGRDLQGQELGFILRSLVDLKLQVEELRRRLDSNPQRVQVIEVGNHATVADLMPEGDHDGDQPVVYRSGMTMAEVEKAAIEAALREHRGNRRRASEVLGIGERTLYRKIKAYHLE